A window of the Nocardia sp. NBC_01329 genome harbors these coding sequences:
- a CDS encoding heavy metal translocating P-type ATPase — translation MTATPAPETPARQRVHLRIAGMTCAACADRVRRGLEQLEQTTATVNIATGTAEVHTLPWYRAEDFRQVVETAGYTVVPHPPTPEPPNNTPRTTTSPRAAVAVTVLTTATVLAATVFGSGTSTAPEFLLFALAAIAVAGAAAPIHTAAWRAARRGHTTMDTLTSLGLLGTLTYAAVATVGAADGVRYSAVATAVTMVALAGRRLKTRAERRAGASLRDLAARFARYATVLDDSGRETRLPVGELREGQRFRVGPGDIVAADGLVVDGAADLDVSVLTGETTPVPTATGDTVTAGSVALDGTLVIEAAAIGDRTRLARLLHAVERSTDERGDFQRLADRIAGRFVPASFALAALAGTGWLIVAGPDSAARAGLAVLLAACPCTLGLATPTAVLVAAGRAAQLGIFVKGQRVLEQAEGSAVVVFDKTGTLTDGAPAVVGVFPAATVSRRDVLCWAAAAESGSAHSVALAVRAAARAEDHDVPEARAVTEYPGSGVLGIAEGRRLAVGRPAFLRRHGFAVPADLAAQRRAQEQLGHTTVYVGAGDRVVGVIAVTERVHPAAARAIVQLHGLGLRTLLLTGDNPFAAQSVADRVGIGEVVAGVLPEDKAEVVTRLQESGRHVMFVGDGINDGPALAAADVGIALGTGADAAIDAADIVLAGRDLLRVPAAIGLAWATLATIRTNLRWAFGYNVVVVPMAALLLDPLAAAAAMAVSSLFVVSNSMRLRRFTPPGPSPQPTAVPEKVRR, via the coding sequence GTGACAGCCACCCCGGCACCGGAAACACCCGCCCGGCAACGGGTCCACCTGCGCATCGCAGGGATGACCTGCGCAGCCTGCGCGGATCGGGTACGTCGCGGTCTCGAGCAGCTCGAGCAGACCACGGCCACCGTGAACATCGCCACCGGTACGGCGGAAGTGCACACCCTGCCGTGGTACCGCGCCGAGGACTTCCGCCAGGTGGTCGAAACGGCCGGTTACACCGTCGTCCCCCACCCGCCCACTCCCGAACCCCCGAACAACACACCGCGTACGACTACGAGCCCGCGGGCCGCGGTAGCCGTGACCGTACTCACAACGGCCACCGTGCTCGCAGCCACCGTATTCGGCTCCGGAACGAGCACCGCACCGGAGTTCCTACTCTTCGCCCTCGCCGCCATCGCGGTCGCCGGCGCTGCCGCGCCGATCCACACGGCCGCCTGGCGCGCGGCCCGGCGCGGGCACACCACCATGGACACTCTGACCTCACTGGGCCTGCTGGGCACCCTGACCTATGCTGCCGTAGCCACGGTCGGCGCGGCAGACGGGGTTCGCTACTCCGCGGTCGCCACCGCGGTAACCATGGTGGCGCTGGCCGGACGCCGACTGAAGACGCGCGCCGAACGACGGGCCGGCGCCTCGCTGCGCGATCTCGCCGCGCGATTCGCCCGTTACGCGACCGTCCTCGACGACTCGGGTCGTGAAACCCGGCTTCCGGTAGGCGAATTGCGTGAAGGACAGCGCTTCCGGGTGGGTCCCGGCGATATCGTCGCGGCCGATGGTCTTGTCGTGGACGGCGCCGCGGATCTCGATGTCAGCGTCCTCACCGGCGAAACCACCCCGGTACCGACCGCGACCGGCGACACGGTGACCGCCGGCAGCGTCGCACTCGACGGCACCCTGGTGATCGAAGCGGCGGCGATCGGCGACCGCACCCGGCTGGCGCGGCTGCTGCACGCGGTCGAGCGTTCCACCGACGAGCGCGGCGACTTCCAGCGTCTCGCGGACCGGATCGCCGGCCGCTTCGTCCCCGCGTCCTTCGCCCTCGCCGCACTGGCCGGTACCGGCTGGCTGATCGTGGCCGGACCGGACAGTGCCGCACGCGCCGGACTGGCCGTACTGCTCGCCGCGTGTCCCTGCACGCTCGGGCTCGCCACCCCGACAGCAGTGCTCGTAGCCGCCGGGCGCGCGGCTCAGCTCGGTATCTTCGTCAAAGGGCAGCGGGTGCTCGAACAGGCCGAGGGCAGCGCGGTGGTTGTTTTCGACAAGACCGGGACGCTCACGGACGGGGCGCCGGCGGTGGTCGGGGTATTTCCGGCCGCGACCGTGTCCCGCCGGGATGTCCTGTGCTGGGCGGCGGCCGCGGAATCGGGCTCCGCGCATTCCGTCGCGCTGGCCGTCCGCGCGGCCGCGCGGGCCGAGGACCACGATGTTCCCGAGGCTCGCGCGGTCACCGAGTATCCCGGGTCAGGAGTCCTCGGCATCGCCGAGGGACGCCGGCTGGCAGTGGGGCGGCCGGCGTTCCTGCGCCGGCACGGCTTCGCGGTGCCCGCCGACCTTGCCGCCCAGCGGCGCGCACAAGAGCAACTCGGGCACACCACGGTCTACGTCGGCGCCGGCGACCGGGTCGTCGGCGTGATCGCTGTGACCGAACGGGTCCACCCCGCGGCGGCCCGGGCGATCGTACAGCTGCACGGCCTCGGACTGCGCACCCTCCTGCTCACCGGCGACAACCCGTTCGCCGCCCAGTCCGTCGCCGACCGGGTCGGTATCGGTGAGGTGGTGGCCGGTGTCCTGCCGGAGGACAAGGCCGAAGTCGTCACCCGACTCCAGGAGTCGGGCAGACATGTCATGTTCGTCGGCGACGGGATCAACGACGGGCCCGCCCTCGCGGCCGCCGATGTGGGCATCGCACTCGGCACCGGAGCCGATGCCGCCATCGACGCCGCCGATATTGTGCTCGCCGGCCGGGATCTGCTGCGGGTACCGGCCGCTATCGGTCTCGCCTGGGCGACCCTGGCCACCATCCGCACCAATCTGCGCTGGGCATTCGGCTACAACGTGGTGGTGGTCCCGATGGCCGCGCTGCTGCTCGACCCGCTCGCCGCCGCGGCCGCGATGGCGGTGTCGTCGCTGTTCGTAGTGTCCAACAGTATGCGGCTGCGGCGTTTCACTCCGCCCGGTCCCTCGCCCCAGCCCACCGCTGTGCCGGAAAAGGTGCGACGATAG
- a CDS encoding FecCD family ABC transporter permease — MASISGPRMPTRSRRSPTPPTPAPSDDEPVHWKSSGRLAFATVLTGGGIALVLASLAGVALGSVTVPVAEVWATLRFHILGVGSAPGDLYAMIVWQLRVPRVLAAVLVGAALSVAGAVLQGMVRNPLADPFVLGVSSGASLAAVAVMSSVSALWIRNLGVPVAAFAGAIAALLLVLLFAEHQGEFTGPRIVLAGVAVGQVAAAATSLIQLRSEPAEIRGILFWMMGSVAGAELGALTLPAVLAVSCLAWLLVQGRGLNALSMGDDDAVALGIDVNRLRIQLIVIVAILTGLAVSVAGGVGFVGLIIPHIARFAAGSDYRRLLPVSAVLGAAFLVLIDLAARAIDPPNEYPLTIFTAALGGPFFLWLLKRSRSGGAV, encoded by the coding sequence ATGGCATCTATCTCGGGCCCGCGAATGCCGACGCGATCGAGAAGATCGCCCACACCGCCCACCCCGGCGCCTTCTGACGACGAACCCGTCCACTGGAAGAGCTCCGGCCGGCTCGCTTTCGCGACGGTGCTGACCGGTGGCGGGATCGCACTTGTTCTGGCATCCCTTGCCGGCGTGGCGCTGGGATCGGTGACCGTCCCCGTCGCCGAGGTCTGGGCGACGCTGCGCTTCCACATCCTGGGCGTCGGGTCCGCGCCGGGTGACCTGTACGCGATGATCGTGTGGCAGCTACGGGTTCCGCGTGTCCTCGCGGCCGTCCTGGTGGGCGCGGCACTCTCGGTCGCGGGTGCGGTGTTGCAGGGCATGGTGCGCAACCCGCTGGCCGATCCGTTCGTTCTCGGGGTGTCCTCCGGTGCCTCGCTGGCCGCCGTGGCGGTGATGTCGTCGGTCTCGGCGCTGTGGATCCGCAATCTGGGTGTGCCCGTAGCGGCCTTCGCCGGGGCGATCGCGGCGCTGCTGCTCGTTCTGCTGTTCGCTGAGCATCAAGGCGAATTCACCGGTCCGCGTATCGTTCTGGCCGGTGTCGCGGTAGGGCAGGTGGCCGCGGCGGCGACCAGTTTGATCCAGCTCCGCTCCGAACCCGCGGAGATCCGGGGCATCCTGTTCTGGATGATGGGTAGCGTGGCCGGCGCCGAACTCGGTGCGCTGACCCTGCCCGCCGTGCTCGCCGTATCCTGTCTGGCCTGGCTGCTGGTGCAGGGGCGGGGACTCAACGCGTTGTCGATGGGGGATGACGACGCGGTCGCACTGGGAATCGACGTGAACCGGTTGCGGATACAGCTCATCGTGATCGTCGCGATCCTCACCGGGCTGGCGGTGAGCGTCGCGGGTGGTGTCGGCTTCGTGGGTTTGATCATTCCGCATATCGCTCGTTTCGCGGCCGGGTCGGACTACCGCCGGTTGCTGCCCGTGTCCGCGGTGCTCGGCGCGGCGTTCCTCGTCCTCATCGATCTAGCGGCCCGGGCGATCGACCCACCCAACGAATACCCCCTCACCATCTTCACCGCGGCCCTGGGCGGCCCGTTCTTCCTCTGGCTGCTCAAACGCAGCCGATCCGGGGGCGCGGTGTGA
- a CDS encoding sigma-70 family RNA polymerase sigma factor produces MSSDDELTALALAAGAGDRTALAEFIRCTQTDVWRFVAHLADVQSADDLTQETFLRALGSLPSFAGRSTARTWLLSIARRAVIDRLRNASARPRTTGGADWETAIDQRRDRHDGDIGEDMVVADLLRHLPDDRREAFVLTQILGLSYAEAAQAADCPVGTIRSRVARARETLVELWQGVDTDSTVVYAFPRNHRPEAPPVQFVRAR; encoded by the coding sequence ATGTCCTCGGATGACGAGCTGACCGCGCTGGCGCTGGCCGCCGGCGCGGGCGACCGCACCGCCCTGGCGGAGTTCATCCGCTGCACCCAGACCGATGTGTGGCGCTTCGTCGCCCATCTGGCCGACGTGCAATCCGCCGACGACCTCACCCAGGAAACCTTCCTGCGCGCGCTGGGCAGTCTGCCGAGCTTCGCCGGACGATCGACGGCCCGTACCTGGCTGCTCTCGATCGCCCGGCGCGCGGTGATCGACCGGCTGCGCAACGCCTCGGCCCGTCCGCGGACCACCGGCGGCGCTGACTGGGAGACCGCCATAGACCAGCGCCGCGACCGCCACGACGGCGATATCGGCGAGGACATGGTGGTAGCCGACCTGCTGCGCCATCTCCCGGACGACCGCCGCGAGGCGTTCGTACTGACCCAGATCCTGGGACTCAGCTACGCCGAGGCCGCGCAGGCCGCCGATTGCCCGGTCGGCACCATCCGCTCCCGGGTCGCGCGGGCCAGGGAAACACTGGTCGAACTATGGCAGGGCGTAGACACCGATTCCACCGTGGTCTACGCCTTCCCCCGCAACCACCGGCCCGAAGCACCACCGGTGCAGTTCGTCCGGGCACGCTGA
- a CDS encoding zf-HC2 domain-containing protein, giving the protein MRCETAREAVSALMDGETPAVPARRLGDHLDQCPQCRTWRALAGRAMGATLSGCLPTGAPIEVVAAQSPPESRHRSVSTRFETGATAVHAALALEVFLLVTACGLPASGVAVAVPAAVGISVAIQHAITRRATGREQPNEDELSPLLPPRAVPGQRRPYAAAGTETP; this is encoded by the coding sequence ATGAGGTGCGAGACGGCCCGCGAAGCGGTATCGGCGTTGATGGACGGAGAAACCCCCGCTGTCCCGGCCCGCCGGCTGGGCGACCACCTGGACCAGTGCCCGCAGTGCCGGACGTGGCGTGCGCTGGCCGGCCGTGCCATGGGCGCGACACTGAGCGGCTGTCTGCCCACCGGAGCGCCCATAGAGGTCGTCGCCGCGCAGTCACCACCCGAATCTCGGCACCGATCGGTGTCCACGCGCTTCGAGACCGGCGCGACCGCTGTGCACGCGGCACTGGCGCTGGAAGTCTTCCTACTGGTCACCGCCTGCGGCCTACCCGCGAGCGGTGTCGCGGTCGCGGTCCCGGCTGCGGTCGGCATCTCGGTCGCGATCCAGCACGCCATCACGCGACGCGCGACCGGACGCGAGCAACCGAACGAAGACGAGCTCTCCCCGCTGCTTCCACCCCGCGCGGTCCCCGGACAACGCCGGCCTTACGCGGCAGCCGGAACGGAGACCCCGTGA
- a CDS encoding ABC transporter ATP-binding protein, giving the protein MTGLTVDIDGATIIDDVGLIAAPGQVTALVGPNGSGKSTLLRAVYRACRPASGVALIDGRDVWRSSAREMARIRAVVTQHQGAAADFTVGEIVAMGRSPHKKYLQLDSRRDRGIVLTAMRRVGVDTFADRPFTGLSGGERQRVLLARALAQQAPVILLDEPTNHLDIHAQLALLRLLRELDATIVLALHDIGQALAYADHVVVLAGGRVAAAGEPAVTLTPGLLLEVFGVRAQISANPLTGRPQVALALPEEIDSGAADIVRSTSAR; this is encoded by the coding sequence GTGACCGGGCTTACCGTCGATATCGACGGCGCCACCATCATCGACGACGTGGGCTTGATCGCCGCGCCCGGACAGGTGACCGCGCTCGTCGGACCCAACGGTTCGGGCAAATCCACACTGCTGCGGGCCGTCTATCGGGCGTGCCGTCCGGCGTCCGGGGTGGCACTGATCGACGGCCGCGATGTGTGGCGCTCCTCGGCCAGGGAAATGGCCAGGATCCGTGCCGTGGTGACCCAGCACCAGGGCGCCGCAGCGGATTTCACCGTCGGTGAGATCGTGGCGATGGGCCGGTCGCCGCACAAGAAGTATCTGCAACTGGACTCCCGCCGCGACCGCGGGATCGTCCTCACGGCCATGCGCCGCGTCGGCGTGGACACTTTCGCCGACCGGCCGTTCACCGGTCTGTCGGGCGGGGAGCGCCAGCGGGTGCTGCTGGCCCGCGCGCTGGCGCAGCAGGCGCCGGTGATCCTGCTCGACGAGCCGACCAATCATCTCGATATCCATGCCCAGCTCGCCCTGCTGCGGTTGTTGCGCGAGCTGGACGCCACGATCGTGCTGGCCCTGCACGACATCGGGCAGGCACTGGCCTACGCCGATCACGTGGTGGTGCTCGCGGGCGGCCGGGTAGCAGCGGCGGGTGAACCGGCGGTGACCCTGACCCCCGGGCTGCTGCTCGAGGTCTTCGGGGTGCGCGCGCAGATCTCGGCGAATCCGCTCACCGGGCGACCGCAGGTCGCGCTCGCGCTGCCGGAGGAGATCGATTCCGGCGCAGCGGATATCGTGCGCTCGACCAGCGCCCGGTGA
- a CDS encoding zf-HC2 domain-containing protein, with amino-acid sequence MARESLSARLDGEAGPVPAARLDEHLTQCPDCRRWEAAATGLARQNRLTPVPPLPDLTDRILAAAPASRRRWPDIRFRVHRVLLACAGAAQLAVAAAQLGGVDFGMTVAHGGHAVGPAAHLLNESTAWTLASGTGFLVAAWRPRAASALLPVVSVFVVVLGGFVVTDWFQDRVTAQRLVSHSPVALGSVVLLTLTVAVRRDAVRGHRPADLDTEVAVSGPRRPGTGSPARDSAA; translated from the coding sequence GTGGCACGGGAATCGCTGTCCGCTCGGCTCGACGGCGAAGCCGGGCCGGTACCCGCTGCCCGGCTCGACGAACATCTCACGCAATGCCCCGACTGCCGACGATGGGAGGCGGCAGCGACCGGACTCGCACGGCAGAACCGGCTCACCCCGGTACCCCCGCTTCCCGATCTGACCGACCGCATCCTCGCGGCAGCGCCCGCGTCACGGCGGCGGTGGCCGGATATCCGTTTCCGGGTACACCGGGTGCTGCTGGCCTGCGCGGGCGCCGCGCAACTCGCCGTCGCGGCGGCGCAGCTCGGGGGCGTGGATTTCGGGATGACCGTGGCACACGGCGGACACGCGGTGGGTCCGGCGGCGCACCTGCTCAATGAGAGCACGGCCTGGACGCTGGCATCGGGTACCGGATTCCTGGTCGCCGCGTGGCGTCCGCGCGCGGCGTCGGCACTGCTGCCGGTGGTGAGTGTTTTCGTGGTGGTCCTCGGCGGTTTCGTGGTCACGGACTGGTTCCAGGACCGGGTGACCGCGCAGCGGCTGGTCTCGCATTCGCCGGTGGCGCTGGGTTCGGTGGTATTGCTGACGCTGACCGTGGCGGTGCGGCGGGACGCTGTACGGGGGCACCGCCCCGCCGATCTGGACACCGAGGTCGCGGTGTCCGGTCCGCGGCGGCCGGGCACCGGAAGCCCGGCCCGGGACTCTGCGGCCTGA
- a CDS encoding ABC transporter substrate-binding protein, translating into MRTRRLSRLALCGVLIAGTGLLGGCGAPATEDPAGPGDIPAGYPVTVHNCGFRQTFDRPPSRVLLLQGASVGEAETFVSLGLEDRIAANTQFYGVSDIPGMAKKVEALPKGDLTLNDAADVPAEQALALRPDLVVSTWSGGFDAKFGFASREMLDQAGIRTLVNPVNCAYGKPANVTPEEERAYRNGSTESSLEFIELIGRVFGVPDRAADLTGRLRDRIETVKSAVAGRAPKRMLIAFPDMSVMNANGLPAVFSGTIYDSVVRAAGGEPSFPDGGWDLTGNLSAEQLAAAPVDVLVVGAYRPGEDLDAEAAKLFAAYPQWNASKNKTYVKVSDGIYLGPANADAIEKIAHTAHPGAF; encoded by the coding sequence GTGCGCACACGACGACTTTCCCGGCTGGCGCTGTGCGGGGTGCTGATCGCGGGCACCGGGCTACTCGGCGGCTGCGGCGCCCCGGCGACCGAGGACCCCGCCGGCCCCGGCGACATCCCCGCGGGGTACCCGGTGACGGTGCACAATTGCGGATTCCGGCAGACCTTCGATCGACCACCGTCGCGGGTGCTGCTGTTGCAGGGGGCGTCCGTGGGGGAGGCGGAGACTTTTGTCTCGCTCGGGCTCGAAGACCGTATCGCTGCGAACACGCAGTTCTACGGCGTCTCCGATATCCCCGGAATGGCGAAGAAAGTGGAGGCCCTGCCGAAGGGTGATCTCACGCTCAACGATGCCGCCGATGTGCCGGCTGAGCAGGCGCTGGCCCTGCGCCCGGATCTGGTCGTATCCACCTGGTCCGGCGGGTTCGACGCGAAGTTCGGTTTCGCGAGCCGGGAGATGCTGGATCAGGCCGGTATCCGTACCTTGGTCAACCCGGTGAACTGCGCCTACGGCAAACCGGCGAATGTCACACCGGAAGAGGAACGGGCATACCGTAACGGTTCCACCGAATCGTCTCTCGAATTCATCGAATTGATCGGCCGGGTGTTCGGGGTGCCCGACCGCGCCGCCGATCTCACCGGTAGGCTGCGTGACCGCATCGAGACGGTGAAATCCGCTGTCGCGGGCCGGGCGCCGAAGCGAATGCTGATCGCCTTCCCGGATATGAGTGTGATGAACGCCAACGGGCTGCCGGCCGTTTTCTCCGGGACCATCTACGACTCCGTGGTGCGCGCCGCGGGCGGGGAGCCCAGCTTCCCCGACGGTGGCTGGGATCTCACCGGCAATCTCAGCGCCGAACAACTGGCGGCCGCGCCGGTGGATGTGCTGGTCGTCGGCGCCTACCGGCCCGGTGAGGACCTGGATGCGGAGGCCGCGAAACTGTTCGCCGCCTACCCGCAGTGGAACGCGTCGAAGAACAAGACCTATGTGAAGGTTTCCGATGGCATCTATCTCGGGCCCGCGAATGCCGACGCGATCGAGAAGATCGCCCACACCGCCCACCCCGGCGCCTTCTGA
- a CDS encoding heavy metal translocating P-type ATPase, translating to MPVRPDTVAPEQTTRVRLTVEGMSCAACAARVERRLNKLDGVTAAVNYATATATVDADPTITADRLCVEVTAAGYAAEPAAADRPALAGTGAEDAEVGDLRRRLFVALLAFFPLADLSVMFAFIPSARFDGWQVLLTALALPVVLWAAAPFHRRALVNARHRAASMDTLVSVGVLAATLWSLHTMYLAPARTETPAGVWAAIWSSDSIYLEVAAGITTFVLAGRYFEARAKRAAGSALRALAALAAHEVTVLTRDGREITVPTGELAAGQRFVVRPGETLAADGTVVGGATSLDVSAMTGESVPVEVTSGAAVVGGTVSLTGRIIVEATAVGPDSALSGMIRLVDEAQQGKARIQRIADRVSAVFVPVVFLTAATTFAGWLLAGGAADRAGAAAIAVLVVACPCALGLAIPTALMVASGRGARAGIFIKGHQALEATRDVDVVVFDKTGTLTHGLMRVVAVTGHGIDDGEALRLAGALEAASEHAVAEAIAQAARRAGPLPEAETFEALAGLGARGRVLGREVLVGRPRLMTDQGRLAPPELAAELDRHVHAGHTAVYVAVDESVVAVIAVADTVKDSAPAALARLHRLGLRTVMLTGDNAIAARSVAAEIGVSEVHADLLPRDKVARIAELRAAGHRVAMVGDGINDGAALATADLGLAIGSGTDVAIAAADMVLVRADLDTVPDAIELAHATLRTIRLNLVWAFGYNVVAIPVAAMGWLNPLIAGAAMAFSSFFVVTNSLRLRRLRLSSPA from the coding sequence ATGCCGGTCCGACCCGATACCGTCGCGCCCGAGCAAACCACCCGCGTCCGCCTCACTGTCGAGGGGATGAGCTGCGCGGCCTGCGCCGCCCGCGTGGAACGCCGGCTCAACAAACTCGACGGTGTCACCGCGGCCGTCAACTACGCGACCGCTACGGCGACCGTCGATGCCGATCCGACGATCACTGCGGACCGGCTGTGCGTGGAGGTCACCGCCGCCGGATACGCCGCTGAACCGGCCGCCGCGGACCGCCCTGCTCTCGCCGGAACGGGCGCCGAGGACGCGGAGGTCGGCGATCTGCGGCGCCGATTGTTCGTCGCGCTGCTGGCGTTCTTTCCGCTGGCCGACCTGTCGGTGATGTTCGCGTTCATTCCCAGTGCCCGGTTCGACGGCTGGCAGGTCCTGCTCACCGCGCTGGCGCTGCCTGTGGTGCTGTGGGCGGCGGCACCGTTTCATCGGCGCGCCCTGGTCAACGCCCGGCATCGCGCCGCCAGTATGGACACCCTCGTCTCGGTCGGGGTGCTCGCCGCGACGCTGTGGTCGCTGCACACCATGTACCTCGCGCCCGCCCGCACCGAGACTCCGGCGGGCGTCTGGGCGGCGATCTGGTCCAGTGATTCGATCTACCTCGAGGTGGCCGCCGGGATCACCACCTTCGTCCTGGCCGGACGCTATTTCGAGGCCCGGGCCAAACGCGCCGCCGGTTCGGCGCTGCGCGCCCTGGCCGCGCTCGCCGCCCACGAGGTTACCGTCCTCACTCGGGACGGTCGCGAGATCACCGTGCCCACCGGCGAACTCGCCGCGGGCCAGCGGTTCGTCGTCCGGCCCGGTGAGACGCTCGCCGCCGACGGCACCGTGGTGGGCGGCGCCACCAGTCTCGACGTGAGCGCCATGACCGGCGAATCGGTTCCGGTGGAGGTTACCTCCGGTGCCGCCGTCGTCGGCGGTACCGTCTCGCTGACCGGGCGGATCATCGTCGAGGCCACCGCCGTCGGCCCGGATAGCGCGCTGTCGGGGATGATCCGGCTGGTCGACGAGGCGCAGCAGGGCAAAGCCCGGATCCAACGTATCGCCGACCGGGTGTCCGCGGTGTTCGTCCCGGTCGTCTTCCTCACCGCCGCCACGACATTCGCCGGATGGCTGCTGGCCGGCGGGGCGGCGGACCGCGCCGGCGCCGCGGCCATCGCGGTGCTGGTGGTGGCCTGCCCGTGCGCGCTGGGACTGGCCATCCCGACCGCGCTCATGGTCGCCTCGGGCCGCGGCGCCCGGGCCGGGATCTTCATCAAGGGACACCAGGCGCTGGAAGCCACCCGGGATGTGGACGTGGTCGTGTTCGACAAGACCGGCACCCTCACCCACGGCCTGATGCGCGTGGTCGCCGTCACCGGTCACGGAATCGACGACGGGGAAGCATTGCGGCTGGCGGGTGCGCTGGAGGCGGCATCCGAACATGCCGTCGCCGAGGCGATCGCCCAGGCCGCCCGCCGTGCGGGGCCGCTTCCGGAAGCCGAAACCTTCGAGGCGCTGGCGGGCCTCGGGGCGCGGGGACGAGTGCTCGGCCGGGAAGTTCTCGTGGGGCGGCCCCGGCTGATGACCGACCAGGGCCGCCTCGCGCCTCCCGAGCTCGCCGCCGAACTCGACCGGCACGTGCACGCCGGACACACCGCGGTATACGTGGCGGTGGACGAGTCCGTGGTCGCGGTGATCGCGGTGGCCGATACCGTCAAGGATTCGGCACCTGCCGCGCTCGCCCGGCTGCACCGGCTCGGCCTGCGCACCGTGATGCTCACCGGTGACAACGCGATCGCCGCGCGGTCGGTCGCCGCGGAGATCGGCGTGTCCGAGGTGCATGCCGATCTGCTTCCCCGGGACAAGGTCGCCCGGATCGCCGAACTGCGGGCGGCGGGACACCGGGTCGCCATGGTCGGCGACGGCATCAACGACGGCGCGGCGCTGGCCACCGCCGATCTCGGGCTCGCCATCGGATCCGGGACCGATGTCGCCATCGCCGCCGCCGATATGGTTCTGGTCCGGGCCGATCTGGACACCGTGCCCGACGCCATCGAGCTGGCACACGCGACGCTACGTACCATCCGGCTGAATCTGGTGTGGGCCTTCGGCTACAACGTCGTCGCCATCCCGGTGGCCGCGATGGGCTGGCTCAACCCGCTGATCGCCGGTGCCGCGATGGCCTTCTCGTCGTTCTTCGTCGTCACCAACAGTCTGCGCTTGCGCCGGCTGCGGCTGAGCTCACCGGCGTGA
- a CDS encoding thioredoxin domain-containing protein yields MSTQKKRKNSLSSVHQPDRTRRILVQLAVAAVLIGLIAAIGINVAMKKAARDDPGPTPAISAAPESNPNGLAATLTDTGTIRIGQPSAAKTVRLVADLQCPACRQFEATYGPLLTDAVNAGTVATEYDIIAFLDHASSSEYSTRAANASLCAASADPIAYPGWLKTMYEHQPAEGGDGLPDSTLVEIAKGAGYTDPGFAQCVTDRTYAKFVRARTLEVLDSGIQSTPSVFLDGNPIEPGRLAEALES; encoded by the coding sequence ATGAGCACACAGAAAAAACGGAAGAATTCGCTGTCGTCGGTGCACCAACCGGACCGCACCCGGCGGATCCTCGTACAACTGGCGGTCGCCGCGGTCCTCATCGGACTCATCGCCGCCATCGGCATCAATGTGGCGATGAAGAAGGCCGCGCGTGACGACCCCGGCCCCACCCCCGCCATCTCCGCCGCGCCGGAATCGAACCCGAACGGTCTCGCCGCGACCCTCACCGACACCGGCACGATCAGGATCGGACAACCGTCGGCAGCGAAAACGGTCCGGCTGGTGGCGGATCTGCAATGCCCCGCCTGCCGGCAGTTCGAGGCAACCTACGGTCCACTGCTGACCGACGCGGTGAACGCGGGAACCGTGGCCACCGAATACGACATCATCGCCTTTCTCGATCACGCATCCTCCTCCGAGTACTCGACCCGCGCCGCGAACGCCTCTTTATGCGCCGCCTCCGCCGATCCCATCGCCTACCCCGGCTGGCTGAAGACCATGTACGAACACCAGCCCGCCGAAGGCGGCGACGGCCTCCCGGACAGCACTCTCGTCGAGATCGCCAAAGGCGCCGGCTACACGGATCCGGGTTTCGCGCAGTGCGTGACCGACCGCACCTACGCCAAGTTCGTCCGAGCCCGCACACTCGAGGTGCTCGACAGCGGTATCCAGTCGACACCCTCGGTCTTCCTCGACGGCAACCCGATCGAGCCCGGCCGGCTGGCCGAGGCGCTCGAGTCCTGA